Proteins encoded within one genomic window of Rutidosis leptorrhynchoides isolate AG116_Rl617_1_P2 unplaced genomic scaffold, CSIRO_AGI_Rlap_v1 contig519, whole genome shotgun sequence:
- the LOC139884207 gene encoding proteasome subunit beta type-1 isoform X2 codes for MTKQQANWSPYDNNGGSCVAVAGADYCVIAADTRMSTGYNILTRDYSKICKLADKCVLASSGFQADVKALQKVLGARHLIYQHQHNKQMSCPAMGQLLSNTLYYKRFFPYYAFNVLGGLDSEGKGCVFTYDAVGSYERVGYSAQGSGSTLIMPFLDNQLKSPSPLLLPAQDAVTPLSEDEAITLVKTCFASATERDIYTVNKLEIVILNRDGIRREYLELRKD; via the exons ACAATGGAGG ATCTTGCGTTGCGGTTGCCGGAGCTGATTACTGCGTCATCGCTGCCGATACAAGGATGTCGACTGGTTACAATATTCTTACTCGCGATTACTCCAAAATCTGCAAACT CGCTGACAAGTGTGTTTTGGCCTCATCTGGTTTCCAAGCTGATGTGAAGGCGTTGCAAAAGGTTTTGGGAGCTAGACACTTG ATCTATCAGCATCAGCACAACAAACAAATGAGCTGCCCAGCAATGGGACAGCTGCTCTCCAACACGCTTTACTACAAACGTTTCTTCCCCTATTATGCTTTCAATGTCTTAGGTGGCCTTGACAGTGAAG GAAAGGGCTGTGTCTTCACTTATGATGCCGTTGGTTCCTATGAGAGGGTGGGATACAGTGCGCAAGGATCAGGTTCTACACTCATCATGCCTTTTCTGGATAACCAGCTCAAGTCTCCCAGCCCACTCTTGTTACCTGCCCAG GATGCTGTAACCCCACTTTCAGAAGATGAAGCAATCACTTTGGTCAAAACTTGTTTTGCATCTGCAACCGAGAGAGATATATACACTGTAA ACAAGCTTGAAATTGTTATCCTGAACCGAGATGGAATTCGTCGTGAATATTTGGAACTCAGGAAAGATTAA
- the LOC139884207 gene encoding proteasome subunit beta type-1 isoform X1, with amino-acid sequence MTKQQANWSPYDNNGGSCVAVAGADYCVIAADTRMSTGYNILTRDYSKICKLADKCVLASSGFQADVKALQKVLGARHLIYQHQHNKQMSCPAMGQLLSNTLYYKRFFPYYAFNVLGGLDSEGKGCVFTYDAVGSYERVGYSAQGSGSTLIMPFLDNQLKSPSPLLLPAQDAVTPLSEDEAITLVKTCFASATERDIYTGDKLEIVILNRDGIRREYLELRKD; translated from the exons ACAATGGAGG ATCTTGCGTTGCGGTTGCCGGAGCTGATTACTGCGTCATCGCTGCCGATACAAGGATGTCGACTGGTTACAATATTCTTACTCGCGATTACTCCAAAATCTGCAAACT CGCTGACAAGTGTGTTTTGGCCTCATCTGGTTTCCAAGCTGATGTGAAGGCGTTGCAAAAGGTTTTGGGAGCTAGACACTTG ATCTATCAGCATCAGCACAACAAACAAATGAGCTGCCCAGCAATGGGACAGCTGCTCTCCAACACGCTTTACTACAAACGTTTCTTCCCCTATTATGCTTTCAATGTCTTAGGTGGCCTTGACAGTGAAG GAAAGGGCTGTGTCTTCACTTATGATGCCGTTGGTTCCTATGAGAGGGTGGGATACAGTGCGCAAGGATCAGGTTCTACACTCATCATGCCTTTTCTGGATAACCAGCTCAAGTCTCCCAGCCCACTCTTGTTACCTGCCCAG GATGCTGTAACCCCACTTTCAGAAGATGAAGCAATCACTTTGGTCAAAACTTGTTTTGCATCTGCAACCGAGAGAGATATATACACT GGAGACAAGCTTGAAATTGTTATCCTGAACCGAGATGGAATTCGTCGTGAATATTTGGAACTCAGGAAAGATTAA
- the LOC139884201 gene encoding uncharacterized protein, which produces MNVDGALFPNGCMSIGVVLRDNKGCILISQAIHSTAIGDIQSIEALAILTGLELAKSYNLRILCIESDAQTLVKAINSQETCFFLCCNLDNDIRLLMSTFEACNLNFIRRDENHLAHSIANSKSNWLGGLSSSLFDVATLDIT; this is translated from the coding sequence ATGAATGTGGATGGGGCTCTCTTCCCAAATGGATGTATGAGTATTGGCGTGGTTCTAAGGGACAATAAAGGATGTATTCTGATCTCACAGGCCATCCATTCAACTGCTATCGGTGACATTCAATCGATTGAAGCTCTGGCTATCTTAACTGGTTTGGAGTTGGCAAAATCTTACAATCTTCGTATTCTATGCATTGAATCAGACGCTCAAACTTTGGTGAAGGCAATTAACTCTCAGGAAACGTGTTTTTTTCTTTGTTGTAATTTAGATAATGACATTAGGCTTTTGATGAGCACTTTTGAAGCTTGTAATCTTAACTTTATAAGGCGAGATGAAAATCACCTAGCTCACAGTATTGCTAATTCGAAAAGTAATTGGTTAGGTGGCTTATCCTCTTCCTTGTTTGATGTAGCTACTCTTGATATCACTTAA
- the LOC139884203 gene encoding inactive LRR receptor-like serine/threonine-protein kinase BIR2 has translation MSTVAGTFMVVVLLCLWWAELTTSYNPDEDPDVHCLKSIKDSVEDPHNILSTWNFNINNGGIYMICGFAGIYCWSSEGKVMRIDLSDMGLKGHFPPELGSCKSLTSLDLSNNNLTGPIPRDISKSIPYIVELDLSNNNFSGEIPSDLGNCSYLNYLDLGRNQLTGEIPRELRQLSRLAYFNVSGNILSGEVPDFLVEKFGVYSYANNEGLCWGGLDSESKDAGEEKGVQEKRSYAKAYDS, from the exons ATGTCTACAGTCGCCGGAACTTTCATGGTGGTTGTTCTTTTGTGTTTGTGGTGGGCTGAATTAACGACGAGTTACAATCCAGATGAGGATCCTGATGTTCATTGCTTGAAATCGATCAAAGACTCTGTTGAAGACCCTCACAATATATTATCCACGTGGAACTTCAATATTAACAATGGAGGAATATACATGATATGCGGATTCGCCGGCATATATTGCTGGAGTTCTGAGGGCAAAGTGATGAGAATCGATCTGTCCGATATGGGGCTAAAAGGTCATTTCCCACCTGAACTTGGCAGTTGCAAATCACTTACCAGCTTGGATTTATCAAACAATAATCTTACAGGGCCAATCCCTCGTGACATATCAAAGAGCATTCCTTACATAGTTGAACTCGATCTCTCCAACAACAATTTTTCGGGTGAAATACCATCTGATTTAGGTAATTGCAGTTACTTAAATTACCTAGATCTTGGCAGAAACCAACTCACTGGTGAAATACCTAGAGAACTGAGACAGCTGTCACGGCTTGCCTATTTTAATGTATCAGGAAATATTTTGTCAGGGGAGGTGCCAGATTTCCTAGTTGAAAAGTTTGGGGTTTATAGCTATGCAAATAACGAAGGACTGTGTTGGGGAGGTCTTGATTCGGAGT CGAAAGACGCTGGAGAAGAGAAGGGTGTTCAGGAGAAGAGGAGCTACGCTAAGGCCTACGACTCGTAA